One stretch of Pseudoramibacter sp. DNA includes these proteins:
- a CDS encoding dicarboxylate/amino acid:cation symporter — MANASQPKQVKKHSLALLPKLLIGIGAGILIGSLGNIFHIAHTPGFVGFIRAIATFVALFGEFLNFIIPLLILAFVSVGLAELGKKANKLFGITLALAYGSTIVAGFAAFGVGSTLLPKLMHNITSKAVAGKSFDPIFTITMKPVFPIMTSLILAFVLGLCMANLNTPTLMKATQELRDIVILVLEKVIIPLIPFYIAGTFAKIAASGELVPTIIMFAKLYVCILCLQWVYILFQFTVASGWRRENRWKDLKNILPAYFTALGTQSSAATIPVSLRSAEANGIAPDVRNFVVPLCATIHLAGDTICLTLGSMGIMMACGLHPTLGLYAPFIFMLGVTMVAAPGVPGGGVMAALGIIKSMLGFNASMCELIIALHLSQDSFGTACNITGDQAVAAIVDHIDQKDRDAKPRISDPNEAAAQ, encoded by the coding sequence TTGGCAAACGCTTCTCAGCCGAAGCAGGTGAAGAAACACTCTCTCGCCCTGCTTCCAAAATTACTCATCGGCATCGGCGCCGGTATCCTCATCGGCAGCCTCGGCAACATTTTCCATATCGCCCACACCCCGGGCTTTGTGGGCTTTATCCGCGCCATCGCGACCTTCGTGGCCCTGTTCGGCGAATTCCTCAACTTCATCATTCCCCTCCTGATCCTCGCCTTCGTCTCCGTGGGCCTGGCGGAACTCGGGAAAAAGGCCAACAAGCTCTTCGGCATCACCCTGGCCCTGGCCTACGGCTCGACCATCGTCGCCGGCTTTGCGGCCTTCGGCGTGGGCAGCACCCTGCTCCCAAAGCTCATGCACAACATCACGAGCAAGGCCGTCGCAGGGAAATCCTTCGACCCGATTTTCACCATCACCATGAAACCGGTATTCCCGATCATGACGTCCCTGATTCTGGCCTTCGTATTGGGGCTCTGCATGGCCAACCTCAACACCCCGACTTTGATGAAAGCGACACAGGAACTCCGGGATATCGTCATCCTCGTGCTGGAAAAGGTCATCATTCCGCTGATCCCCTTCTACATCGCCGGCACCTTTGCGAAAATCGCCGCCTCCGGAGAACTGGTCCCGACGATCATCATGTTCGCGAAGCTCTACGTCTGCATCCTGTGTCTCCAGTGGGTGTACATTTTGTTCCAGTTCACTGTAGCCAGCGGCTGGCGCAGGGAAAACCGCTGGAAGGACCTCAAGAACATCCTGCCGGCCTATTTCACAGCTCTGGGCACCCAGTCCTCGGCGGCGACCATTCCGGTGTCTCTGCGCTCCGCTGAAGCCAACGGCATCGCGCCGGACGTCCGCAACTTCGTCGTCCCGCTGTGCGCGACCATTCACCTGGCCGGCGACACCATCTGCCTGACCTTAGGCTCCATGGGCATCATGATGGCCTGCGGCCTGCACCCGACCCTCGGCCTCTACGCGCCCTTCATCTTCATGCTCGGCGTCACCATGGTGGCAGCCCCCGGCGTGCCCGGCGGCGGCGTCATGGCGGCCCTCGGCATCATCAAATCCATGCTCGGCTTCAACGCCTCGATGTGCGAACTCATCATCGCCCTGCACCTGTCCCAGGACAGCTTCGGCACCGCCTGCAACATCACCGGCGACCAGGCTGTTGCGGCGATCGTCGACCACATCGACCAGAAAGACCGCGACGCCAAACCTCGGATTTCAGATCCAAACGAAGCGGCGGCACAGTAA
- a CDS encoding B12-binding domain-containing radical SAM protein — MKICLLEHPRKPAEDRQNDIANTTLASCLNSGYLAANLLKAGHCVDLIEGYMEHLSYDAIEKEVAAFGPELLAVHLVYNWEDNHVLFDFLTQLKAKYHIRHLNVYGYYPTFAYEEVLTRCPAIDSAMLGENELTVVELANHLDAWQGVKGLAYRDGDGFKASFGPLVKDLDSLPFPIRKATSYPGGEVNILGSRGCYNTCTFCYINPYYGPDTGCPRWRGRSPENILAEIDQVIAQTDHRYFYFDDPNFFGPGENGRKRVLALAKLLKTRPITFGIEARANDIDEETTQALVDAGMTDILVGLESGRQDVLDRLGKHTTVAQNEEALKILRRHGIEPNVGFIMFEPDSTFDDLRENFAFLKRNHLLDRLEISVNVLYHHQIILAGSASYFALQQEGRLHISDHSVYEATTDYIHPDVSAFAAFMRRITNHIFDWSAGTWAAAAAGESKARAAFDRVNAVLVGWFKAILDDPSKLTAFDALVAKADRDIDQAIAN, encoded by the coding sequence ATGAAAATCTGCTTACTCGAACATCCCCGAAAGCCGGCGGAAGACCGGCAGAACGACATCGCCAACACGACCCTGGCGTCCTGTCTCAATTCCGGCTACCTCGCCGCAAACCTGCTCAAGGCCGGCCACTGCGTCGACCTCATTGAAGGATACATGGAACATTTGTCCTACGACGCCATCGAAAAGGAAGTGGCCGCCTTCGGGCCGGAGCTTCTGGCGGTTCACCTGGTCTACAACTGGGAAGACAACCACGTGCTCTTTGATTTTTTAACCCAGTTAAAAGCTAAATATCACATCCGCCACTTGAACGTCTACGGCTATTACCCGACCTTCGCCTACGAAGAAGTGCTGACCCGCTGCCCGGCCATCGACTCGGCCATGCTCGGGGAAAACGAACTCACCGTCGTGGAACTGGCGAACCATCTCGACGCCTGGCAGGGTGTAAAGGGCCTGGCCTACCGGGACGGAGACGGCTTTAAAGCTTCATTCGGCCCTTTGGTGAAAGATCTCGATTCGCTGCCCTTCCCGATCCGCAAGGCGACGTCCTACCCCGGCGGCGAAGTGAACATCCTCGGCAGCCGCGGATGCTACAACACGTGCACCTTCTGCTACATCAACCCGTACTACGGGCCGGACACCGGCTGTCCCCGGTGGCGGGGGCGCTCCCCGGAAAACATCCTGGCCGAAATCGACCAGGTCATCGCCCAGACGGACCACCGCTATTTCTACTTCGACGATCCCAATTTCTTCGGCCCCGGAGAAAACGGGCGGAAACGGGTGCTGGCCCTGGCGAAGCTCTTAAAGACCCGGCCCATCACCTTCGGCATCGAAGCCCGGGCCAACGACATCGATGAAGAGACGACACAGGCGCTGGTGGACGCCGGCATGACCGACATCCTCGTGGGGCTTGAAAGCGGCCGCCAGGACGTCCTCGACCGCCTCGGCAAGCACACGACCGTGGCCCAGAACGAAGAAGCCCTGAAGATTTTAAGACGCCACGGCATCGAACCCAACGTCGGCTTCATCATGTTCGAACCGGACTCCACCTTCGACGATCTCCGGGAAAACTTCGCGTTCCTCAAGCGCAATCATCTCCTCGACCGTCTGGAAATCTCGGTGAACGTCCTGTACCACCACCAGATCATCCTCGCAGGCAGTGCCAGCTATTTCGCTCTGCAGCAAGAAGGGCGCCTGCACATTTCCGACCACTCAGTGTACGAAGCGACCACAGATTACATCCACCCCGACGTCAGCGCCTTCGCCGCCTTCATGCGCCGGATCACCAACCACATTTTCGACTGGTCCGCAGGCACCTGGGCCGCCGCCGCCGCGGGAGAATCCAAAGCCCGGGCTGCCTTCGACCGGGTCAACGCCGTGCTCGTGGGCTGGTTCAAAGCCATCCTCGACGATCCGTCCAAACTCACCGCCTTTGATGCCCTCGTCGCCAAAGCAGATAGAGACATCGATCAGGCGATCGCAAACTAA
- the bzaD gene encoding B12 lower ligand biosynthesis radical SAM protein BzaD — translation MKSKVLLVQAISMEGLDIERVYPIGIVTLGTLLHRSGQFDVTIFDMNMAQNPYADLKAQIDEVQPDVIGISLRNLDPLGNRTTSLIVPFAMTVRFIHQFAPDTPLMAGGTAFTLFPERLMTDFPEIAAGVVGEAEHNAVPLTLALSERETPPDLPGIIRRKDGAVHLNPPAADFDMKDYKQIDRTLLSPEPYLKVNKYVESIGIETKRGCCFHCGYCAYPKLSGRCMRLRDPISVVDEIEDLNKRYGVTRFHLTDSIVNFPAPHLDTICEELLRRDLNIHWSGFFREDLLTRENAKLYADSGCESFSLSPDGLCQKHLDMLKKHLTVDQILDTARVLADTGIIAVYHFLVNVPGESPETVAEAKKLIDAIYGIHAGTKSLGTIVLNLIRIMPGTKIERLALENGVITADTDLLYPVFYDPPAMRTSRYELEVYHQTRNIAMWNGFDLPKPMHSSKENS, via the coding sequence ATGAAATCAAAAGTTTTGCTCGTCCAGGCCATTTCCATGGAAGGTCTGGACATCGAACGGGTCTACCCCATCGGCATCGTCACCCTGGGCACCCTGCTGCACCGCAGCGGCCAGTTCGACGTCACCATTTTCGACATGAACATGGCCCAGAACCCCTACGCCGACCTGAAAGCCCAGATCGACGAGGTCCAGCCCGACGTCATCGGCATTTCCCTGCGCAACCTGGACCCCCTGGGCAACCGCACCACGTCGCTGATCGTGCCCTTTGCCATGACGGTCCGGTTCATTCACCAATTTGCGCCGGACACGCCGCTGATGGCCGGCGGCACCGCCTTCACGCTCTTCCCCGAACGCCTCATGACCGATTTTCCCGAAATCGCCGCCGGCGTCGTCGGGGAAGCGGAACACAACGCCGTGCCTTTGACTTTGGCCCTTTCGGAACGGGAAACGCCCCCGGACCTGCCCGGGATCATCCGCCGCAAAGACGGCGCCGTGCATCTGAACCCACCGGCGGCCGACTTCGACATGAAGGACTACAAGCAGATCGACCGCACCCTGCTGTCTCCGGAACCTTACTTAAAAGTCAACAAATACGTGGAGAGCATCGGCATCGAAACCAAGCGGGGCTGCTGTTTCCACTGCGGCTACTGCGCCTACCCGAAGCTGTCGGGGCGGTGCATGCGCCTCCGCGACCCGATCAGCGTCGTCGACGAAATCGAAGACCTCAACAAGCGCTACGGCGTCACCCGGTTCCACCTCACCGATTCCATCGTGAACTTCCCGGCGCCCCACCTCGACACCATTTGCGAAGAACTGCTGCGCCGGGATTTGAACATTCACTGGAGCGGCTTCTTCCGGGAAGATCTGCTGACCCGGGAAAACGCGAAGCTCTACGCCGATTCCGGGTGTGAGTCCTTTTCCCTGTCTCCGGACGGCCTGTGCCAGAAACACCTGGACATGCTGAAAAAGCACCTGACTGTGGACCAGATCCTCGACACGGCCCGGGTCCTCGCCGACACCGGCATCATCGCCGTGTACCATTTTCTCGTCAACGTCCCCGGGGAAAGTCCTGAAACTGTCGCCGAAGCCAAAAAGCTCATCGACGCCATTTACGGCATTCACGCCGGCACCAAGAGCCTCGGCACCATTGTCCTCAACCTGATCCGCATCATGCCCGGGACGAAGATCGAACGCCTGGCCCTGGAAAACGGCGTCATCACCGCGGACACCGACCTGCTGTACCCGGTGTTCTACGACCCGCCGGCCATGCGGACGTCCCGCTACGAACTGGAAGTCTATCATCAGACGCGCAACATCGCGATGTGGAACGGCTTTGATCTGCCAAAGCCGATGCATTCATCAAAGGAAAACTCATGA
- a CDS encoding DUF2284 domain-containing protein, giving the protein MKYDPHKNGSQYLENLATSYWASAALFTALDSGLFEVLQKNSNAETAAVAEALGWQPGPADRFLKLLETLGLVGAYNGTWYLTQLSADHLVPGAPHDQRANIRWRESLTAEWRTLPEVLAAGTRTLFPSEDVSEADMERRRTAYLQAMDAVIADKIDEMLPMFTDALPENAAVLDVGCGSGLFALSVLKACPTATATLMDIRQMIPIIEAHLKSWSEAVYSRADCAAQNVLEHPWALDQKYDLIILSNIVHATAEAESAGVLKEAAAHLAPGGFILVHDFFTEHDPVKSRLSDLNMMVNTYNGRAYSAKWTADVLKKAGCAETVFVPLSTDTGVVFASRDAGRLDDLALDPVRRLMPALLHLGFADVLPLDPDAVVFAPFSREKCVYGCDSAFSKTCITNRDMSYDETQALVKDYHHALLLCSEPPTQTFQRRCLAAEGEAFKSGFYKAFVFWAGPCSICEVCDPDTPCANPSHHRPSMEGSGIDVYATVRRAGEALHPLRRRDEIAKYYGLLLLD; this is encoded by the coding sequence ATGAAATACGATCCTCACAAAAACGGCAGCCAGTATCTCGAAAATCTGGCAACCTCATATTGGGCCTCCGCGGCCCTTTTCACAGCCCTGGACTCAGGGCTGTTTGAAGTTTTGCAGAAAAATTCAAACGCCGAAACGGCGGCCGTCGCCGAAGCCCTCGGCTGGCAGCCCGGCCCGGCGGACCGTTTTTTAAAACTCCTCGAGACCCTCGGCCTCGTCGGCGCCTACAACGGCACGTGGTACCTGACTCAGCTGTCAGCCGACCATTTGGTGCCCGGGGCGCCCCACGATCAGCGGGCCAACATCCGCTGGCGGGAATCCCTGACAGCCGAATGGCGCACCCTGCCCGAGGTGCTCGCCGCCGGCACCCGCACGCTGTTTCCGTCCGAAGACGTTTCAGAAGCCGACATGGAACGGCGCCGGACGGCCTATCTTCAGGCTATGGACGCGGTCATCGCCGATAAAATCGACGAAATGCTGCCGATGTTCACAGACGCCCTGCCCGAAAACGCGGCCGTGCTCGATGTGGGCTGCGGCAGCGGCCTGTTCGCCCTGTCGGTCTTAAAAGCCTGTCCGACAGCGACGGCGACCCTCATGGACATCCGCCAGATGATCCCCATCATCGAAGCCCATCTCAAAAGCTGGTCAGAAGCGGTTTACAGCCGGGCAGACTGCGCCGCTCAGAACGTCCTCGAACACCCGTGGGCTTTGGATCAAAAGTACGACCTCATCATTTTGTCCAACATCGTCCACGCGACGGCTGAAGCCGAATCCGCCGGGGTGCTTAAAGAGGCGGCCGCCCATCTGGCGCCCGGCGGGTTCATCCTCGTCCACGATTTCTTCACGGAACACGATCCGGTCAAATCCCGGCTGTCGGACCTCAACATGATGGTCAACACCTACAACGGCCGGGCCTACTCAGCAAAATGGACAGCAGACGTCCTCAAAAAGGCGGGCTGCGCCGAAACAGTCTTCGTGCCCCTGTCCACGGACACCGGCGTCGTGTTCGCAAGCCGCGACGCCGGCCGTCTGGACGATCTGGCCCTGGACCCGGTGCGCCGCCTCATGCCGGCGCTTTTGCATCTCGGCTTTGCCGACGTACTGCCCCTCGATCCTGACGCCGTGGTCTTTGCGCCCTTTTCCCGGGAAAAATGCGTGTACGGCTGCGACTCGGCCTTTTCGAAGACGTGCATCACGAACCGGGACATGTCCTACGACGAAACTCAGGCCCTCGTCAAAGACTATCACCACGCCCTGCTTTTGTGCTCGGAACCGCCCACCCAGACTTTTCAGCGCCGGTGCCTCGCCGCCGAAGGGGAAGCCTTCAAAAGCGGCTTTTACAAGGCCTTTGTGTTCTGGGCCGGCCCCTGCAGCATCTGCGAGGTCTGCGACCCGGACACCCCGTGCGCCAACCCGTCCCATCACCGGCCTTCGATGGAAGGCAGCGGCATCGACGTCTACGCCACAGTCCGCCGCGCTGGCGAAGCCCTGCACCCCCTGCGCCGCCGGGACGAAATCGCCAAATACTACGGCCTTCTGCTCCTAGACTGA
- the cobT gene encoding nicotinate-nucleotide--dimethylbenzimidazole phosphoribosyltransferase yields MANLTLDTVLNGIEPADQSWAEKAKARVEALAVPPWSLGRLSRLGVRLSAMQRTVHPDVTRKMIITCGADEGVAEEGVSAFPQEVTQEMLRNIACGGASINVLAKAAGAEVRLVDLGVKGDFPELIEQGRLVDKKVAYGSQNMRKGPAMTREQAVASLEGGIAVASDAIEKEGIQLLGTGDLGIGNTTPSAAILAVIGHHPVEAATGRGTGVDDAGLANKIQVIKDAIALNQPNPEDGLDVLAKVGGFDIGGIAGTILGAAYHRTPILIDGFISTAGALIAKTLCPTAADYMIAAHKSQEPGHTLMWQTLGQKPILDLDMRLGEGTGAAVAMHIVECAARTMNDILTFEEAAVTNKD; encoded by the coding sequence ATGGCAAATCTCACCCTTGACACCGTCTTAAACGGCATTGAACCTGCAGATCAGAGCTGGGCCGAAAAGGCCAAGGCCCGCGTGGAAGCCCTCGCGGTGCCGCCCTGGTCCCTGGGGCGCTTGTCCCGCCTCGGCGTGCGCCTGTCCGCGATGCAGCGGACCGTCCATCCCGACGTCACCCGCAAGATGATCATCACCTGCGGCGCCGACGAAGGGGTCGCTGAAGAAGGCGTCTCGGCCTTTCCCCAGGAAGTCACCCAGGAAATGCTGCGGAACATCGCCTGCGGCGGCGCGTCCATCAACGTCTTGGCCAAAGCGGCCGGCGCCGAAGTGCGCCTCGTCGACCTCGGGGTCAAGGGGGATTTTCCCGAACTCATCGAACAGGGCCGCCTCGTCGATAAAAAAGTAGCCTACGGCTCCCAGAACATGCGTAAAGGCCCGGCCATGACCCGGGAACAGGCGGTCGCTTCCCTCGAAGGGGGCATCGCTGTCGCGTCGGACGCCATCGAAAAGGAAGGCATCCAGCTCCTCGGCACCGGGGACCTCGGCATCGGCAATACCACCCCGTCCGCCGCGATCCTCGCCGTCATCGGCCATCATCCGGTCGAAGCGGCCACCGGCCGGGGCACCGGCGTCGACGACGCGGGCCTCGCCAACAAGATCCAGGTCATCAAAGACGCCATCGCCCTGAACCAGCCGAACCCTGAAGACGGCCTCGACGTGCTGGCAAAAGTCGGCGGCTTCGACATCGGCGGCATCGCCGGCACGATTCTTGGCGCCGCCTACCACCGCACACCGATTTTAATCGACGGCTTCATCTCAACGGCCGGCGCCTTAATCGCCAAGACGCTCTGTCCGACTGCGGCCGACTACATGATCGCCGCCCACAAATCTCAGGAACCGGGCCACACCCTCATGTGGCAGACCCTCGGCCAAAAACCGATTCTCGATTTGGACATGCGCCTCGGCGAAGGCACCGGCGCCGCTGTCGCGATGCACATCGTCGAATGCGCGGCCCGGACGATGAACGACATTCTGACCTTTGAAGAAGCGGCCGTCACCAACAAGGACTGA
- the bzaB gene encoding B12 lower ligand biosynthesis ThiC-like protein BzaB codes for MTTQMLEARKGHITEEMEIVAKKEGVSPEYIRDQVAVSHIVIPKNIHRDRSNICGIGAGLNVKVNSLMGTSSDRNDKEMEKRKLRLIEEAGADAFMDLSTGDDIDGMRAQSIASSNIAAGCVPIYQAAADAIEKHGSIVGMTAKEMLDTIEKQCQDGMDFMAIHSAYNFWVLDTLKKSGRLTNVVSRGGSFLTAWMHYNQKDNPLFTEFDTILEILKSTDTVLSIGDAIRPGCNWDSLDSPQVAGLMVAGDLAKRAIEAGVQVMIEGPGHVPLNHIATTMQLQKQLCHGVPYYILGFLATDVAPGYDNITGAIGGAFAGMYGADFLCNLTPAEHLGLPTEEDVVMGVRTARLAADCVNMLRRDSQSYKRSKAMAEARVKDDPQAQIDNALFPEMVKERMGTEPAHDHCAACSEGLCPADYAYQYFFGD; via the coding sequence ATGACTACGCAAATGCTCGAAGCCCGCAAGGGTCATATCACAGAAGAAATGGAAATCGTGGCAAAAAAAGAAGGGGTTAGTCCGGAATATATCCGCGATCAAGTCGCCGTCAGCCACATCGTCATTCCGAAAAACATCCATCGTGACCGCAGCAACATCTGCGGCATCGGCGCCGGTCTCAACGTCAAGGTCAACTCCCTCATGGGCACCTCCTCAGACCGCAACGACAAGGAAATGGAAAAACGCAAGCTCCGCCTCATCGAAGAAGCCGGCGCCGACGCCTTCATGGATTTATCCACCGGCGACGACATCGACGGCATGCGCGCCCAGTCCATCGCTTCCTCAAATATTGCAGCCGGCTGCGTGCCGATTTACCAGGCCGCGGCGGACGCCATCGAAAAACACGGCTCCATCGTCGGCATGACCGCCAAGGAAATGCTCGACACCATCGAAAAGCAGTGCCAGGACGGCATGGACTTCATGGCCATCCACTCCGCCTACAACTTCTGGGTCCTCGACACCCTGAAGAAGAGCGGCCGCCTCACCAACGTCGTGTCCCGTGGGGGCTCCTTCCTCACCGCCTGGATGCACTACAACCAGAAAGACAACCCGCTGTTCACGGAATTTGACACCATTCTCGAAATCTTAAAATCCACTGACACGGTGCTGTCCATCGGCGACGCCATCCGTCCGGGCTGCAACTGGGATTCCCTGGATTCACCCCAGGTCGCGGGCCTCATGGTCGCCGGCGATCTCGCGAAGCGCGCCATCGAAGCCGGCGTTCAGGTCATGATTGAAGGGCCGGGCCACGTGCCGCTGAACCACATCGCGACGACGATGCAGCTCCAGAAACAGCTGTGCCACGGCGTGCCGTACTACATTCTCGGCTTCTTGGCCACGGACGTCGCACCGGGCTACGACAACATCACCGGCGCCATCGGCGGCGCTTTCGCCGGCATGTACGGCGCAGACTTCCTGTGCAACCTGACCCCAGCTGAACACCTGGGCCTGCCCACAGAAGAAGACGTCGTCATGGGCGTGCGCACCGCCCGCCTCGCGGCCGACTGCGTCAACATGCTGCGCCGAGACAGCCAAAGCTACAAACGCTCCAAGGCCATGGCTGAAGCCCGGGTCAAAGACGATCCCCAGGCGCAAATCGACAACGCTCTGTTCCCGGAAATGGTCAAAGAACGCATGGGCACCGAACCGGCCCACGACCACTGCGCGGCCTGCAGCGAAGGCCTGTGCCCGGCGGACTACGCCTACCAGTATTTCTTCGGCGATTAA
- the thiC gene encoding phosphomethylpyrimidine synthase ThiC — protein MTILEAARAGQITDAMRLCAEREDVDAEFIRQGIVDGTIVVLDSARENIRPVAVGKGLTTKVSASVGMYEEADTIDGEMAKIEAAVKAGTDTIMDLSVRGPIEEMREKVLSTVDRPVGTLPMYETLAKAAAEHGTAMDMTEDDIFGMIEHQAAQGVSFLAMHPATTLEVVRHAKEEHRIDPLVSYGGSHLIGWMLYHKKENPMYTQFDRVIDICHKYDTVLSFADGMRPGCVDDSLDAPQVEELVLIGTLARRAREAGVQVMVKGPGHVAMDEIQTTVQLEKKLCHGAPYFIFGMLPTDTGAGLDHITSAIGGAIAAYYGADFLCYVTPAEHIGMPNKDDVYQGVIASRIAGHAADVAKGLPSAVEWDKKMSEARVKMDFPSQFKMAIDPETAERMWRERSDDFSSECTMCGKFCAARIVEKVLNGQEAPTRTEEVLK, from the coding sequence ATGACCATACTCGAAGCCGCCCGCGCCGGCCAGATCACAGACGCCATGCGCCTCTGCGCAGAACGGGAAGATGTCGACGCCGAATTCATCCGTCAGGGCATTGTGGACGGGACCATCGTCGTCCTCGACAGCGCCCGGGAAAACATCCGCCCCGTTGCCGTAGGCAAGGGCCTAACCACCAAAGTATCCGCCTCAGTGGGCATGTACGAAGAAGCCGACACCATTGACGGCGAAATGGCAAAAATTGAAGCCGCCGTCAAAGCCGGCACTGACACCATCATGGACTTGTCCGTCCGGGGCCCCATTGAAGAAATGCGGGAAAAAGTCCTCTCGACCGTCGACCGCCCGGTCGGCACCTTGCCGATGTACGAAACCCTGGCCAAGGCCGCTGCTGAACACGGCACGGCGATGGATATGACCGAAGACGACATCTTCGGTATGATTGAACACCAGGCCGCCCAGGGCGTGTCCTTCCTCGCCATGCACCCAGCCACCACTTTGGAAGTCGTGCGCCACGCCAAAGAAGAACACCGCATCGACCCCCTCGTGTCCTACGGCGGGAGCCACCTCATCGGCTGGATGCTCTACCACAAAAAAGAAAACCCGATGTACACCCAGTTTGACCGGGTCATCGACATCTGCCACAAATACGACACCGTCCTGAGCTTCGCCGACGGCATGCGCCCGGGCTGCGTCGACGATTCCCTCGATGCGCCCCAGGTCGAAGAACTCGTCCTCATCGGCACCCTCGCCCGCCGCGCGAGAGAAGCCGGCGTCCAGGTCATGGTCAAAGGACCGGGCCACGTCGCCATGGACGAAATCCAGACCACCGTTCAGCTCGAAAAGAAACTGTGCCACGGCGCCCCGTACTTCATCTTCGGCATGCTGCCGACCGACACCGGCGCCGGCCTCGATCACATCACCTCCGCCATCGGCGGCGCCATCGCCGCTTACTACGGCGCCGACTTCCTGTGCTACGTCACCCCGGCCGAACACATCGGCATGCCGAATAAAGACGACGTGTACCAGGGCGTCATCGCCTCCCGCATCGCCGGCCACGCCGCCGACGTCGCCAAAGGCCTGCCTTCCGCCGTCGAATGGGACAAGAAAATGTCCGAAGCCCGGGTCAAGATGGACTTCCCGTCACAGTTCAAGATGGCCATTGATCCGGAAACCGCTGAACGCATGTGGCGCGAACGCTCGGACGATTTCTCCAGCGAATGCACCATGTGCGGCAAATTCTGCGCCGCCCGCATCGTCGAAAAGGTATTGAACGGCCAAGAAGCGCCAACTAGAACAGAAGAGGTGTTAAAGTAA